In the Neodiprion virginianus isolate iyNeoVirg1 chromosome 2, iyNeoVirg1.1, whole genome shotgun sequence genome, GCGTCTCTCGGCTTCTTTGACAGGCTCGATTTCGACCAGTTCAACATCCGGGGACCCGAGCCTACGAACAACGCTTGTACGAACGACCAGTTCATCGTCTCCGGGGGAAATCCGATCCCTCCGATTTGCGGCAGCAACAACGGCAATCACATGTACGTCGACGCCGGAGTTGGACAGGTGAATCCCGTGATGCTGACGTTCGTAACGAGCGGCGGATCCTTCGCGCGATCCTGGAAAGTCAGGATCATCCACGTTCCCTGCAGCAGTATCTACAGGGCGGAGGAAGGGTGCCTCCAATACTTCACCGGCGTTTCCGGGAAGATAAAGTCCTTCAACTACGAGCCTAACACCGGGCTACAGCTGTCCAATCAGGACTACAGCATCTGCATCAGGATGGAGAGGAACTTTTGCGGGGTACAGTACATGCCCTGCAGCGACGCGGACGGTGAGTGACGATTCTCAGGGATTTCGAGTCCCGAATTTTCCCGCCCTTCGACCCTTCGAGGTCTTCGGATAAGATAATCCCCGTTCTCCGTTATCCCGCAAGCTATGGTAATGCCAGCCGCAACCCCCCAAGGCGGCCGCCCTCAACCCTCTAGAAGCAACGCGTTCACCCTGACGGGAAACACCCAGGGCACGCAGATCTCGTCGATGACGGGGGCCGCCTGCCAAACTGACTGGCTGATGATCCCCTGCGCGTCGAACATGGGCCGACAACCGAACACCGGGGTTCAGTGCACCGACAGGATATGCGGAGGGACGTTCAACGCCGAGAATCAGGTGCTGAACTCCTCGAACGTTATAAGTGAGTATCGTCCGACGTCCGATGGTTTCGCTCGATTTTCGGACCCTGTTATTCACGGGTAAGGAGCTTCATCGCTGATAAACGTACTTTTCAGGCACGGTCAAGCCCTTCAGACTCGTCTTTCATACCGACAGCGTCGAGGCGCCGAACGACGTGGGCAACAGGGGTTTTTGCCTCGACTACATTCAGCAGCCATGCACGAACGGCATGAAATGAGATGGTGCGGATAATTATAAGTCGGCGAAATATGCGTATCAATGTGCAATTTATGTATATCGTAGGTGTACCAAAGTGATTCGCCTGCAGCGACTGCCTGATATTTGTATATCAATATTCTTCGCCGCCTCGTAAACACGAAGATGGATGCGTGCATAGTTTTACGGAGATTTCGAGAGATTGCACGGCTTGTGACCACCGGATTATTCGAGTTTCATGCTGACTCTGTAACGAGGAGAGTTGCGGTCTGGAAAGGTGTTGTATTATCGCGAATCGCAAAGCGTGACGAAGTCCAACCTGTCGAGACTCTCTCGAATTCTAATTCTAGATTTCGCTATCACATGCCTTTCGTATTTGCAGGCAATTATAAGAGGGTATAGTTTATTTAACGAATTAACGTAATCAAGGTCTCGGATCGTTTAGGCTTCGGAATAACTTTCTGCAAGCTCGAAACacacatatttatttcaatcaaacgGTTTTACAAATCACACACTGGGCACTAACAGCacagttttcttttcctctttcaatatcattttttatttttatacctgaaCGCGTGGTCTAACTACGGTTCGATTCGTTAAATGCTACGTCGTATTTATATGATATAATATACATCGTACGCGGTTTGTGAATCTGTAAAATTGTCCGAAGGTCtcgtgtatatatttattatacatgccTATAATGTAAACGATCGATAAAATACACATAAActacatacatgtacaatCTCGGTATCGATTTAAAGAGATAAGAATATCGGTTTTAAAAACACCTATATGGAATATAAGTAACACGCTCGATTCGGTagagttttcaaaaaattattaaacttaTTTTCTCACAGTCGCGGCGGGTATAAAATTCTATTTCTAGATTCTATAGGGATAGACGTATAAAATGCGGTTTTAGTTTATCGCGTTTGAGTCACGTTTTCCCGCTTTTTAGCCTCGCCGCTAATTCAATATGCAATGAACGATATCTCGTACATCACAAAGTTTTTAGCATCAGTTTATGTAACAATTAGACGTATCGGAACGTTCAGAATCGATTTCGATTacaacattattattatatttctttctttcgcaCAATACGAATATTTCCATCTAGAAATAAGTGTCTGAGATAATGCCTGACTGACGTATTAATCAGAACTAATTGTTTGCATGTAAGTTCACGCTTAAGATGCACAATTATCAACGTattatttgatattaattGGGATATATTATTCGGGCAATCgtgattaaaattataatcctATCACGTGTCAATCGCGTTGTGTTGTATTACAGCTCCAGGCGTTCAAGCCTCGATCACCGTATGattgttgaaataaacttcacttgttttcatatatttttttgttattaagATTATCGTTTTTTCTAACACAGCCACTTAAATGAGTATGAATTTAGGACGCTTAAACCTACTGATAGGTCTGTTATTATACACTGAGTTTACACCACATTTACTTATAATGCGAGATGCTTAACGCTACggccttttcttttcttttttttttttgttagttatcgacaaaataaatttcgtgCAAGTGTCAAATTCTCGCGTGCGAATAATTCCGTTTATAGAGATACAACGAGCGTAGTAAAATGAGTAATCGATTGATGGGCCATAAAACACACTCTGCAAAGTAATATCGAGTCGCGTTAttgagggtaaaaaaatatgatggCTATGCATCaacttgtataatttattcgcCGTATATTCTACGCAAATGATGCGTCAAAATTATATATCACGACTGGCTGTTATCTAATCGCGAAATATTACATAATGAGATTTTAATTGCAGGGTAAtgtgattctttttttcaatcttgtaTGTTCGTCATAAAGATTCTAACCAAATCTTATCTGCAACGTATGCTATGGAAATAAGTAAAAATCGAAGAGATTGGAGTGAATATATCATTATATTTAACTTTCAACATCCTCTACCCAGGATGCGAATGACAAGTGTTTCGAACGCTGAGAGATAGAAAGAGGCATCTTTGCGATCGATACTTCACACAACGAAATTATATCGCGTGTCTAATGGTATGAGAACGTATGCGCCATTATACGACCTTTTCCACACGTAAAGGTAAGAAGGCGTCCCCTATTTGTATTTACGCGACAAAATATGAGGATACGttcaaaaatgtcgaaattgaaaaatgggTCAATTGAGAGTAAAAAGCTGTCGGTGATGCCCTTTCGTAACAAACttaatcaaaaataatcacattaacttttttaaattacttccgatattattattcgataatataaaattttttaaattctcctCTGCTACTTTATACCATTTACAAAtgtgatgaataaaaattagttttcttgCTAAAAGGGCGTGTACACCAAACGTAAGtctttttacctttatttatttctcgGTTAATTTTAGTGTAGAGATGCGTGTCAGAGAGCTTTTGTAGCGAATACGGCGAAATATCATCGAATTTGCCTTTTTGTCACATTACGTCCTTATACCATTAGACACGCGATATCCGTTTATAAATAACGCTTGACGATTTCGAATAAATGATGCCCATACGAAATACATAGGAACCTCGTTATCCCTCGTATGTGGTTATATGTACTGTACATGATTgcgaataaatatttcctCTTTCCTTCAGGTATATAGTTCAGTCGAGCGTTCTTTGTGCGGTTCGTCGAGAAACGTACAATTCCTTAAAATTCCATCACCAAGCTCGGCGATCCGTTTCACGAGTGGATAGCAGAGTTGACCAAATTCGTCAGGGGTGTTTCggatgaaataattcattattaaGCTATTTAATGTCCGCCTGCTTTGCGATTTCCACTTTTTAAAGGTAGGTCAAGTACAACAGTGTCGCCAAATAAATCCTTCAACGTATCCGTCTAGCTCGAGGAGTACAATTTTACTCGAATCGTGAAAATTCGTCAGCATCGTTACGCTCGTCAGGGCGACCCGGACTTAAAATATGTGAAAACTTACTATAGCGCTTCTTTTGCCTTCATGAAATAAGTTATCATGTCGATGGGCAATGGGAATACGATAGTTGAATTCTTCTCCGCCGAAATCGTGTTCAAAGTCtagaaatcaaatttcaggACCGTGAATACACGTGCGGCAAATAGTGTGAAAATATAAGTTtctgttaaataaaaaaaaaaaaaagttacacaCCTGAAGATACCGAAGCTGCAGGGCTGCGGGTGAATCTCCGATAACTTCAGAAGCCTCGCGCAGCGCTCTGCTGGCCTTTTGTTCTCCCTCGGCGGCGATCACCTTAATTGCCAAAAATAGTCGAGGAGTTAATTACCTCTAGATAAGATTTGTCAACTGAGATTTTGATTTACCTTAGCTCGTGCTTCACGGGCAGCTTCGGCCTCGGCGGCCATAGCTCTCTGAAGTTGAACTGGGAGACGGACGTCCTTGctgtaaatttaataaaaataattacgcgGTCGAAATTCGAGGCGAATGAATAATTCCTAACTGCCTTtatcaatttacaaaaattggcAGAGTAAAATCAGACGAACGATAGTGCGTATTTGTCAACCTGCTACAGGTTGACTATAGTGTCGTCACGATAATCACTCACATTTCAACCCGTTCTACTTTAATCCCCCAGGTATCTGTAGCCTCGTCCAATGATATCTGCGTGAAAAAGATACATCGCGAATTAATTACGTGAAATGAACGAATTGGAATTAATCAAGCTTCCTGGCGTGAAAAGCTTTCCGAAAATAAAGCTGCTGTTCAATTTCAAGCTAATGCAAGTGAAAGAATCCGTTGAACACTGTCTTTGAAAGCACGGATTGAAAATCGGAAAAGATCGTCGATCCATCGTAAGGACCAGGACCCCAACTGATTCGCGGATAAGTGAAAATTggaagagaataaaattacCGACCTGCATATTCCCCGAAATAGTCTCCCTCTCGCTGAGAATCTCGTGAAGTGGTCTTGTGCCCATGGTATTCCTGAGGGTTGTCTGAGCCAGGAGCCTGGTGCTGTGATGGGCATTTTCAACGTTGGCTATGGATATCGTCGCGTTGTTCACTCGGTAGTAAACGACGGCGTCTACGGACACCGTAACACTGTCCTTCGTTAGGACCTGCggagtaaataattttaatcgaaTAATCGCTTCGAAATCAAGCAGAACTAATTATGAGTACTCGGAGTGGGATGGATCCACCAATCGATGGAACGTCACCGAATATTTCAACCGAGTGTTTTGCCGTCGGAGACTAAATCGGAGATTAAATAAAACCACCCTTTGCCAGTCGCTGATtaaacatttttgaattatttgcgGTGCGGTCGTAATTGTGAATCAATTACGGAGCGATTCGTGAAAACGTAAATTGGAGATTTTCTGTGATTGAATTTGTATTCGAAGtggatcgttttttttttctttcaattctctTTTATGGTTCTTAAGTGCTTTTGAACCTTAGAGATTTCAGAAAATTAGGTCCCTGAAGCTAGAGTGTATTATTGAATGACTAAAAACAAGAGGATGGCGTGAATTGTTCTGATATATTTGAACTCACCTCCTGGGGTGGAACATCGTAGGTCCGGGTTCGTAGATCGACGCGTGCGTAGCAATCAATGCAGggtagaatgaaaaatattcctaCAACAAAAGTGTAgccgttaatttttttccaagataAAAGTTTCGACGTGATTTTCGGTTAAAGTTGGCGAGCTTTCGTTCAAAGTCGTTCAACGATCTGAAGGATTCGTTGTTCATAGAAATGTCGTTAACGTAGTTGTGAATTACTAATTACAAGATCTGCCATGCTGAAAATAACAACAGTGCTTGATTATCCATATCAtgaattaatattcaaatgcCGACGACACATCTCGGCTAGAGACGGAAAGTTTGTTCAATCCACGATACCAAGCAACCTAGTAAGGCGCATGGTTGGCTCACGATGGGCAAAGTTGTACGCCGACCGCCGTTAGTTTCATGGTGCATTAACTTCTCCTAATTAAAATGAAGGTAAAAGCATTTCTGGGAAACACTGAATATTTCAGCTAAAATTCGGAATAACTAAAGATCATCACGGCAGAATTCTGAAATAGAAGACACGCTTCAGCCTGGCTGACGTCACACCAATACCTATAACAACGCGATTCGATTGTgagcgtatacatataatattagaCACTTGAAAGCGAAACAGATCCGCGAGTCGAATAACAAAGATGCTTATTAAAATCACGAGAATAAATTCGGGTTGCCTTTGCCCGGTGCTATGCAGAATTATCGTTTGTATGCCTATGTATATAtccatcaaaaaattttttcctccttctaTTGCGATAGAGCTAGCGGCTTACGTTTGAAGCGATTATTCTGCTCCTTGTCTTTGTAGCGTATCAGCTTATTTTGAAGTATCGTTAGCAACGTTATATCTCGTCCTCCTTTCACGAGGGACGCTGGAAAAGTGCCTTCCAAGAAAATTCCACATCGAATACACGTTATGCTTGCCTTTATTACTCTAGGAGCAATCTGAGATGACATTGACTTTTATCGAAGCTTGCCGATAAATTTAACAAGAGGTAATTTTGTCAAAGGAACACAAAAATCGCAATCGGCTAACCCATCGAAGTCGATATTTACACTGTCGGTGAAACGAGGGTAAAAATAAACACCGAAGTCTCTTGAACAGAATGTGGAGTTGAAAGGGAAGTTAATTATGGATAGCTCAACCTCCCGCTcgtcaataattaattatcaaccTGTTGTACATAAAACGCTTGTTTTAGATTTAGCGAGGGCTAAAATAGTATACCTAGACATCGATCGCGTACTGTAAAATTTCATATGCTCTGGGAGTAATTTTCGACATTGAGAAGCTAAAATATTCAGGGGATTTCCGCCTACGATCAGACAACCGTATGAACAATGCTGCAGCTTGCGTAGACCCGGCCAAAACTCGGGCATTTGCGTGAAGAACGTTAATTCATTCTCAACCACAATCTCGAAACTAATTCCAATTTACACTCAGAATTAACAGTTCATTTTCAGCTGTTCCAAATCTGCGAACAAAGCTTCCAACTAGCAACGAGTCggaaacaaatgaaaaaacttgaaagaaaaagatgtGCCTGTGTACGATGATTCACATAACAGGTCAATCGAAAAATAGTAATTCCTCCATCACCATAAGTTAGTATCAATTGACGACGGTCGTCGATACactaaaatcattttttcctaCGAAAAGTTCagtaattcgaaaaatatctaCAATATATACAACATCAACGAAAGCGTATTTTCTCCATATTTTGCGCAAGCCAACTCATTGAACCCCCCTCAAACAAAGGTGCGCCCCATCAGGCGTGGCAAACACTCACGGCACGAGAATAAACAAGAAACAAGAACCGCTACGTGCAACAAAGTCGTTGGGGCATCGGCTGATCGTGAGATATCGATATTCCATCATCCTTTCGGCGTATCGTGTATCAAGAACCTTCGCTACGGAGTCAATTTTCAAAGGACGACAGTTTTTCCAGGACGAAAAGCTTGGCGTGGCTGCGGAATGACGTCACGGGTACTCCCAAAAGTCATTAGTCCAATTAATGTTAATCAACGACTCACCCGGTCCCTTCGCACCTCCAGAGAGAAGCCGACCCAGCCGGAATATCACCGCTCTCTCGTACTCCTGGACGACCTGCAACATTAACTAGATTAATCCCGGCTCACTCCGTGGGTTGCCAGAAGCAGTGGGCGCTTAAATTGCGCGTTGGACTACTCAAGCGTATGTATATTTTGCGTCGCTTAGCTTTTCACGGTTAGCCCGCTGCGCCGGGGACCAAATTTAATAGAGTCCATTTTACAAAGTAGATATACGTACAGGTGTACGAAGTCTTTGGAAATACTTGGAAGGCTTACGTCGGAAGACGAGTTCGTCGACGACCAATCGGTAAATGTTGACTATATTTTTAATCCACCGATTTCACGGATCCAAAGAAGGCCTACGACTTTTTTTGATCGCATATGTGTGGGTCCATAATGAATTCGTACCTTGAAACAGACGAAGAGGGAGAAGGGCATTGTCAGGACGACGACAACCCAGGACAATGCGACAAGGATGTTGCCGCACGTTGTCGCGTCGTCGGTCCTTCTCTCTTCCGCTGAAACATCGAATCCCTTTTATTGTCATTGTATTCGGAATTGCTTCTCCTGTCCGTCGAGATGACTGCGTTGGGTACAACAATACGTTGGAACACAAGAGGTGCTCTGCGTCGCAGGGTGATTTCTTATCTTTGTCAGGGGAAGTACCTACCCGGGTGTAACGTGTATTCTTATACTACGCTTTCAAATCAGACTTCGTGTCAGATACTCCGGCAAATACTGAATTGTATCAATGGAGACGACGAACCGTTTTCACGGGCGTTTATGCGTGAGGGGTTCAGATTTTTCCGGATTATCGTCATGGGTACTTTTGTTATACTAATTgtcagaaaaagaaaacactgTTCCTTTTTCTCTGATTTACTCTGTCGGCAGTATTGACCTTTAAACTTTTGCCTGCAACGATCTCATTGATGAATCAACAAAAGTATAGAATACAAATGTAAATATAAGTTTTATTTGCGGAGGAATAAACGACACTGTACATACAAGAGCGGTTTTCTTCCCGTAGACACGAGCTCGATTTTTTCcctgaaatataaataatcgagCGACATGCAAAAAACTAGATGTAGAAACGTACTTgcagatgaaattttaatcCGCACCTACTATACTGATATACGTGCCCTAGATGCATTATAGTAGTGGGAAATTGATGGGTGCAAAACACAACCCTAGCGCTTCCACCCCTCATCggcgtaaaaaaatattctcctCCGCACGCGAAACGGAAGGAATACCgtcgaaaatataaaatatagagaagCAACAACAATCTACCTGACTTTGATACTTCACCGTGCACACGCGTCTTGCGGAAAAGTAATGCGCAGATTTTCAACAGTTCACCCTGGACGATCGTACAATCCTCGAGTGCTTCACTTGCCACAGAGTCAAAATACAGGTCAGCGTGTCAAACCTACCCACTGGATTATATGGCTTTTGCTCGTCGTCGGCCATCTTCGGCTTTCTACCCTCCTTGGCGGATTCGCGTTTCCCTGGCCTAGACCGTCGCGATCGAGGACAACGGCGAGTAATGAACGTGGTTCGTCTAATCACGATTGAAACAAGGCGAGGGCGATGCGCTTGCCACAACACGGCGGCGAATGCTAGCTAAAATTTTCCTCCCCTGGCCGCCTAACCAACCCTTAGAAACGGACATGCGCCGAGAGGGAAACTCGGCGGCACAAGCCACGCTGGATATTATCCTGGTGCTGGTTTTGGTACTTTACTGTTATATGCTCTATATCATAATTACTTCAGCCAGTCGCGCGTTGGGGCTGAAATGGTTGATTGTTGTGGAACGATGCGTGGATATCAGTCTGCGCTCAATTTTATAGGCCCAAGATCGATATATCACGTGTAATCACATTTATGCGTGCACGCTTCATCGCTGCAAGCTTCCTGGATTCTCGCACTGTTTAGAAATGATGATTTTTCCGTAGTTGACAGGACTGGCTGAGTCTTTAAACCACTGAAGGAAGCAGTCACTTTACAGCGGATATTAAAAGTCAGGGATTTGAGGAGTGATTCAATCGGTACCATCGATCAAAGCAGAGTTAGAAACGAATCGCTTCATCGACCAAAGAGAAGGTACGGTAattaggaagaaaaagaggcCAGGAATTCTCAgcgatttattaatttatgttCGGAATTATCAAATCGACATCACGCTGCGCAGTCACTTTTCATGCATTTATAAACTCAGGTTTGTTATATCGATTTAGAGAAACAGAGCATGCATGATACAGAACAATAGCCGCGAACTGCGCTTTGAGTAACGTTGCATCGTATGTCGAAACTTTAGTCAACTGATTGAGTTGCTCGTGATACGATTCTACGTTGCCCTGGTTGCAAATCACGAATACGTGACGAGCTATTGTTCCTTACTCtccattgaaaattttacttggCATGGTATAAATATGAAACTGAACAATTCTAAGATTACaggataaatgaaaatttgcatcATCCCGCTCTCTAATATTATCTCCTTTAAGCTTAGCTAGCTGACTCTCGAGATTGCGACGTACAGAATCcggaaaatgatttttcctcCGTACTTCGAAACCCAGAAAAGACGGCGCCGCTGGGTAAGGTAAACAGGGATGTCAAAATACTTTTAGCGGACAATTCAAAGTCCGATCGAATAACCctcaagagagagagaaagaaaatcgtACGCGAGAGGCTTCTCTCTGATCTATTCAAACACCGTATAAACTGTACGACAGCCTTGAGGGAAGTGCCCGAGccaaacatacatatatacatatatatgtatgtatgtatgtatgtatatgtacaatagagagagagatacttGACAAATGTAGATACACTCATGGTGGCTATTTAATGCTCCATGGTCTATAGTCAATCCGCAGAAGGTCGATGCAGCAATTTACTTAACCCCCTGTGAGCATCATCATGGCCGCCCTTCAAATATAGAATCGAGTATACCTTCCGACCAATAATTCATACACTGGCTGTATACCGTTATATATTTATCTTCACAGTGGAAATTACCTGAGGGGTATAATTAAAGTTGATCTTGAAACCGCGCCACGGGAATTGTTCTATCGGATTAGTGTCGATTACCTATCTACAAAGTGAACCTTTGGtattggaaaatttcattctgcGTAAGTATTCGGTCTTCCGAAGCGAACAGCGAACTTGCAAAAGTGTCTAACTAGCTTTATAATGGGATGCGATTAGTTTGAGGTGGTAAATAAATGATAGAACCGAATGACAAAGAGACTCATTGgtgaattgaaattggaaaatcgaCATCGAATGAACTGATTCGAGGTCTACAACACAGAGTGAATTCCCGCTATTATATCTCGATACTGCGTATCAATGCACAACTTCAAGTCAAAGTAAAATTCGCTTAAATAACATCGTTCGTGGAACTACAATTATATGTAACATCTATACAGGTACCTAAATATGATTCTATCAATCTACCCGGCACGTCGCCCATACATTTTgcttgaataataaatttcgttCCTCTGAATTCGATGTCTACAAATCATTCTACTGCCTTCGtattgatttcaaaaaaagtGCCACCGATTAAATGGTTCTCGACAGTCTACTCGAAATGTCGCGCCATAACGACACCATTAGAAATCTGGTATTAGAGCCAACTAGATACACGCATTGAAACGGAGCTGATTGATCGCGTATCGGCATTGGCTGACCAAACGAGACTTGTAATACTGCCAAAATACTTATCAACTGCTTGAATTAGgttctatttattttaactCATATTCTGTTGCCTTTATTTAACGATATGCCTGGAACTGTCTGAAAGCTGAGTCTAGCAGTTGCTCTAagattaaataaatacattgGTCCGAGCACGAGTTAGTCAGTCGCGGCACAGTTTATCATATGTAAAACTTCTACTCTGTTTCGTGTCTGAAATATCTCGTCTAAATTAAGTAGGcgaaaagaaattgtttgctAGAATAAAAGACGGAGATATGGGAATACTTGGGCAAAACGAAgtactgaaatattttcagttaaCAATAAGTATATTATTCTTTCTTATTGGCTTCCAgttttacatcatttttatcgaaaattttagtgataatcaattttcatacgGTTGGAAATGTTAAGGACTCGGACCAAATCATTTCTTAACTGTATGAAGTCATTCCgtaaacgatttttttttgtttggcTCCTAGAAATAAATGGATTCGTTTTGCAACGGTGAATGAAACTGAATTCAACACTCGAGGAAATGCTTGTTACAGtaaaaatgtgtataatatgatTTGTCGAGCATGTACGTGAGGGTTTGGAGCAAATCTGTTCATGGAACTGACGAATAAACCGATTGCCGTATCCTTTCAACTATTTATTATCTTACCTATTTTTCAGTACGACTGACTATTAGGATATAAATAGTTGGGTGAGTGAAGAAGTGATAAAGGAAGATAGCTGACCTGATGAATCGAAAGGTAGAAATTTCGTCAACCTTCCTACCTTCTCCGTACATAGAAACTTGTCGCGATGTACCAGCTCGATTCGTCGACAGGGAAACTCTCGACGTTTGGCGGAAGAATCTCTCCGAACTGGATCGAGACATGATCGACACTACGCGTaggaagatgaaaaagaaaacccgGTGACTCGGACCCAAGCGCAGGCGTTGTTGGATTTGATATTTATACTTTGCTAAGTGAGTTGAGTTTCGTTTATAAATGTATGCGATTACCTGCGTATACGTTCACAGCTCGCGTGTTCGGCTGACCTCACTAACTAGCCATAATCATCACACGTATGGGAATTCCGATAGCATTACACCGCGGACCTGCTACTGCTGTCCGATCGAATCCATAACAATGAgctattctttttttaaactggAAAAATGCCAGTCTACTGGACTTGGTCGATAGAATTCAAATCTCATAGTCAGTCAAGTACAGGGATATGTGTGTACATTAGACGCAAAAAATATTAGCCGAATTCTTGACAAGTCGTTACCTCAGTGCTTCAGGCATCGATGCGCCGCtgtattgtcattattattattgttgttattgttgttatatattttgttGTTTCCAGTACTTCTATCTACCGAGCACGAAAATTTgcgtaatttcaacaatttcaacgaGGCTTGAAGGTACAATAATCACAAGTGAATgctataaaaataaagatggTCTAAAACTGATAATCAGCGAATAGTCATCTCATTATATAGATAATGATCCCGATCAAGACTcgctattttttttcgcatcaaacaatttacaatttatccGTCCAAGCTGTCGTACGAAATGGCGAGTTATGTTATCGATGGCCGCTTGTAAAATAGCTTTACAAAATTACTGCCCGTGCAccatttcattcaaaattattctacCCCTACCAAACACGGCGAGTCGTTAAggattaatttttaatgaagTTACCCATTCGAATGTATTTGTGCCTGTATTATGAACATAAGTGTGGTGAGTGGACTGGCCTAATCTCTCTTTGTTCCGAAATTTATAATCGTGTACAATCCTGtacaagagaaaaataaataaataacgctTAAACGATTACAAAGGTCGTAGAGGAATGGGATTAAATTTTTAAGTACTCAGGTTCAATTCAAACAGCATATTACAATACAAATCGATAGGATTTAGCAAGTatgtaaaagaaaagaaattgtttgccaacccgtaaaaaaatatgcacGCAGTATCCAGAGGCACCAAAAACAGATTTACTGGAAGACTGTATCTTCGGTCATCTCGGTTTAACGA is a window encoding:
- the LOC124298988 gene encoding band 7 protein AGAP004871 isoform X8, translated to MPFSLFVCFKVVQEYERAVIFRLGRLLSGGAKGPGIFFILPCIDCYARVDLRTRTYDVPPQEVLTKDSVTVSVDAVVYYRVNNATISIANVENAHHSTRLLAQTTLRNTMGTRPLHEILSERETISGNMQISLDEATDTWGIKVERVEIKDVRLPVQLQRAMAAEAEAAREARAKVIAAEGEQKASRALREASEVIGDSPAALQLRYLQTLNTISAEKNSTIVFPLPIDMITYFMKAKEAL
- the LOC124298988 gene encoding band 7 protein AGAP004871 isoform X2, which codes for MQKKQLPASSEPSGIGVAGFEARINPAEIALPMTTMNNTSNAVISVNGRPDDIRKHVIGAEERRTDDATTCGNILVALSWVVVVLTMPFSLFVCFKVVQEYERAVIFRLGRLLSGGAKGPGIFFILPCIDCYARVDLRTRTYDVPPQEVLTKDSVTVSVDAVVYYRVNNATISIANVENAHHSTRLLAQTTLRNTMGTRPLHEILSERETISGNMQISLDEATDTWGIKVERVEIKDVRLPVQLQRAMAAEAEAAREARAKVIAAEGEQKASRALREASEVIGDSPAALQLRYLQTLNTISAEKNSTIVFPLPIDMITYFMKAKEAL
- the LOC124298988 gene encoding band 7 protein AGAP004871 isoform X4; this encodes MVAGFEARINPAEIALPMTTMNNTSNAVISVNGRPDDIRKHVIGAEERRTDDATTCGNILVALSWVVVVLTMPFSLFVCFKVVQEYERAVIFRLGRLLSGGAKGPGIFFILPCIDCYARVDLRTRTYDVPPQEVLTKDSVTVSVDAVVYYRVNNATISIANVENAHHSTRLLAQTTLRNTMGTRPLHEILSERETISGNMQISLDEATDTWGIKVERVEIKDVRLPVQLQRAMAAEAEAAREARAKVIAAEGEQKASRALREASEVIGDSPAALQLRYLQTLNTISAEKNSTIVFPLPIDMITYFMKAKEAL
- the LOC124298988 gene encoding band 7 protein AGAP004871 isoform X3, whose protein sequence is MVNFKVAGFEARINPAEIALPMTTMNNTSNAVISVNGRPDDIRKHVIGAEERRTDDATTCGNILVALSWVVVVLTMPFSLFVCFKVVQEYERAVIFRLGRLLSGGAKGPGIFFILPCIDCYARVDLRTRTYDVPPQEVLTKDSVTVSVDAVVYYRVNNATISIANVENAHHSTRLLAQTTLRNTMGTRPLHEILSERETISGNMQISLDEATDTWGIKVERVEIKDVRLPVQLQRAMAAEAEAAREARAKVIAAEGEQKASRALREASEVIGDSPAALQLRYLQTLNTISAEKNSTIVFPLPIDMITYFMKAKEAL
- the LOC124298988 gene encoding band 7 protein AGAP004871 isoform X6, with the protein product MTTMNNTSNAVISVNGRPDDIRKHVIGAEERRTDDATTCGNILVALSWVVVVLTMPFSLFVCFKVVQEYERAVIFRLGRLLSGGAKGPGIFFILPCIDCYARVDLRTRTYDVPPQEVLTKDSVTVSVDAVVYYRVNNATISIANVENAHHSTRLLAQTTLRNTMGTRPLHEILSERETISGNMQISLDEATDTWGIKVERVEIKDVRLPVQLQRAMAAEAEAAREARAKVIAAEGEQKASRALREASEVIGDSPAALQLRYLQTLNTISAEKNSTIVFPLPIDMITYFMKAKEAL
- the LOC124298988 gene encoding band 7 protein AGAP004871 isoform X7, translated to MADDEQKPYNPVAEERRTDDATTCGNILVALSWVVVVLTMPFSLFVCFKVVQEYERAVIFRLGRLLSGGAKGPGIFFILPCIDCYARVDLRTRTYDVPPQEVLTKDSVTVSVDAVVYYRVNNATISIANVENAHHSTRLLAQTTLRNTMGTRPLHEILSERETISGNMQISLDEATDTWGIKVERVEIKDVRLPVQLQRAMAAEAEAAREARAKVIAAEGEQKASRALREASEVIGDSPAALQLRYLQTLNTISAEKNSTIVFPLPIDMITYFMKAKEAL